From Xenopus laevis strain J_2021 chromosome 7L, Xenopus_laevis_v10.1, whole genome shotgun sequence, one genomic window encodes:
- the macroh2a2.L gene encoding core histone macro-H2A.2 — protein sequence MSARGGKKKTTKLSRSSRAGVIFPVGRMMRYLRRGTHKYRIGMGAPVYMAAVIEYLAAEILELAGNAARDNKKSRITPRHILLAVANDEELNQLLRGVTIASGGVLPRIHPELLAKKRGSRGKETILSQPVEKKKKSGKSPGKSLAKKPKSGKNKLLKKDKLADGKEVASSSTSDDGPGDAFTILSSKSLMVGQKLSLTQSDLAHIGSMKVEGIIHPTSAEIDLKEDIGNALEKAGGKEFLEAVKELRKSHGPLELTGAALSQANGLAAKFVIHCHIPQWGSDKCEEQLEKTIKNCLSVAEDKKLKSVAFPSFPSGRNGFPKQAAAQVILRAISSHFAASSSSTVKNIYFLLFDSESIGIYVQEMAKLDTK from the exons atgtctGCTCGAGGGGGGAAAAAGAAAACCACCAAGCTGTCCCGCTCATCCAGAGCAGGAGTCATTTTCCCAGTTGGTAGAATGATGCGCTACCTGAGAAGAGGAACTCACAAATACAGAATAGGCATGGGGGCACCAGTATACATGGCTGCTGTTATAGAGTACTTAGCAG CTGAAATCTTAGAGCTTGCAGGAAATGCAGCCAGAGACAATAAAAAGAGCAGAATAACTCCAAGACATATCCTTCTAGCAGTTGCCAATGATGAAGAACTCAACCAG CTGCTCCGGGGGGTAACGATTGCCAGTGGAGGGGTGCTTCCAAGAATTCATCCTGAGCTGCTTGCTAAAAAGCGAGGCTCCCGTGGTAAGGAGACCATTCTCTCTCAGCCAgtggagaagaagaaaaagagtgGTAAATCACCGGGGAAGAGTCTGGCAAAGAAACCAAAATCTGGCAAAAATAAACTGCTTAAAAAG GACAAACTGGCAGATGGAAAAGAAGTGGCATCCAGTTCAACCTCTGATGATGGGCCTGGAGATGCATTTACTATTCTTTCATCTAAGAGTCTAATGGTTGGACAAAAG ttgtCCTTAACTCAGAGTGACCTGGCACATATAGGTTCAATGAAAGTGGAAGGCATCATCCATCCAACCTCTGCTGAAATTGACCTTAAAGAGGATATAG GAAATGCCTTGGAAAAAGCTGGAGGAAAAGAGTTTCTAGAGGCTGTAAAGGAGCTCCGAAAATCCCATGGACCCCTGGAACTGACTGGAG CTGCTCTTAGCCAAGCCAACGGATTAGCCGCCAAGTTTGTCATCCACTGCCACATCCCACAGTGGGGTTCAGACAAGTGTGAAGAACAGCtggaaaaaactataaagaacTGTTTATCTGTCGCTGAGGACAAGAAACTTAAATCTGTGGCATTTCCTTCTTTCCCTAGTGGCCG aaatggcttccccaaacaggctgcagctcaAGTCATCTTGCGCGCCATCTCCAGCCACTTTGCAGCTTCCAGCTCTTCCACTGTGAAGAAcatttatttcctgttatttgACAGCGAAAGCATTGGCATCTATGTGCAAGAAATGGCTAAGCTAGACACAAAGTAG